From Struthio camelus isolate bStrCam1 chromosome 7, bStrCam1.hap1, whole genome shotgun sequence, a single genomic window includes:
- the C7H10orf95 gene encoding uncharacterized protein C10orf95 homolog, whose amino-acid sequence MYQSGFVPREYCPAVIPPSACAYLPLRTGRVDDTTNSMMFPPIHMHNLYSRPITFVVDRNSYPDYVGNQVEYHHLYSASNPYFHPYYTWHLPPVVPIPLYNPYANYNPYTTYQRPDQYRDTWPEGFTMRGELQWGKLGKVFGPRKELPEFVKDDLRRVYGTYPRTNVSITYRNGEFLVKGDPKVGEQEYTVEKKVIQRALTPSASEADDSSEDRNRKKKKKLRR is encoded by the coding sequence ATGTACCAGTCTGGGTTTGTGCCACGGGAGTATTGCCCAGCTGTGATCCCACCTTCTGCCTGTGCCTACCTACCGCTGCGAACTGGGAGAGTGGATGACACAACGAATTCCATGATGTTCCCTCCCATCCACATGCACAACCTCTACAGCCGTCCCATCACCTTTGTGGTGGACCGGAACAGTTACCCTGACTATGTGGGAAATCAGGTGGAGTATCATCATCTCTACAGTGCCTCCAATCCCTACTTCCATCCATACTATACTTGGCACTTACCCCCTGTGGTCCCTATCCCTCTGTACAATCCCTATGCAAACTATAATCCTTACACCACTTACCAGAGGCCAGATCAGTATCGAGACACTTGGCCAGAAGGCTTCACGATGAGAGGGGAGCTTCAGTGGGGGAAGCTTGGGAAGGTGTTTGGACCAAGGAAAGAACTCCCAGAATTTGTGAAGGATGATCTCCGGAGGGTTTATGGCACCTACCCGCGGACAAATGTCTCTATAACTTATCGGAATGGGGAGTTCTTGGTCAAAGGAGACCCCAAGGTAGGAGAGCAGGAAtacacagtggaaaaaaaggtCATCCAGCGGGCTCTAACTCCCAGTGCCAGCGAGGCAGATGACAGCAGCGAGGACCGGAAccggaagaagaaaaagaaattgagacGTTGA